The Bacteroides ovatus genomic interval TCACACATATTTAAATTAGTAGTATAATTCGCTTTAGGTCCGCCATCCGGGGAGAATGCTCCATTAATAACAGGAAGTGCCTTGTTCCATATAACATCTTTTGTTTTTGTATTATAATATTCCATACTGACATCAATGCGATTATTTAAGAATGCAGCGTCAATACCAATATTCGTGTTATACGACTTTTCCCATGTAAGCAAATAGTTCGGAATATTCTGTGAGAATTTATAAATCGGTGTCAGAACACCTCCTAATATCATATTTACAGCAGTAGCATCCAATGATGCAGCAGACGAATACGGATCAATCCCCGCTGTACTACCCGTAACACCATATCCGAAGCGAATTTTCAGATTACTCAACCAGTTAGTCGTACTCTCCATAAATTTTTCATCAGAGATTCTCCATCCCAAAGAAAAAGCCGGGAAAGTATCCCATTTATTACCTTCTGCCAGTCTGGAAGAGCCGTCATGGCGGACAGATGCAGCAAATAAATACCTACCCATATATGAATAGTTCAAACGGCCGACATATCCCATCCCCTTAGACATACTATAAGAAGTACTTCCCGAAGTTGAGGAATTACCATCAAGAATATTATGCCATAAGAATTTATTATCAGAAACACCTTTTTGATACAAAGTAGTGACATCGCTACGATTGTGGTTCCACGATGTAACTGCAGTAAGAGTTATATCATGCACTTTCTTAATCTGGAAATTATAAGTAAGTATATTTTCCCACTTATAATTATACGAACGGTTGTCCTTAACTTGTGCCTTAATGCCGTCTGCCGTTTGATTTGCCTTATACCATTGAACAGACCCCTCTCCTGTGAAAGTGTTACTACGTGAATATCCCAAATTAGCACCAGCACGAGTAATAAAAGTCAGCCCTTTAAGAGGAGTGATTTCCAAGTAAGGATTAAAATAAACCTTAAGGTTTTGAGCCTGATTGCGGTACAAACTTTTATCCTCATTTAAAAGATAATTATATACTGTAGATGAAGGATCGGCAACAGGTTGCGGATTGATGCTTCCATCTTCATTATACAAGGATCCAAGAGGATTTGACGCCATCAAAGTCTGTAAATCAGAATCAGCTTTATTTTGATGTACATAAGACAGTTGAGCATCAATGCCCACCTTCATCCACTTTTTAATCTTATGATCTACCCGGATTTTAGATGAATAAAGTTTATAACTATCTTGTGCAAACTGCCCATCCTCATTAGAGAAGTTCAGAGAAAAATATGCCTTTGTCTTTTCCGTTCCACCAGCCACAGAAACAGAATAATTCTGTGTTACACTGGTTTTCAACAAAGCATCCACCCAATCTATATATTGGCCATTTTGATGTGCATTCCATTCAGCATCAGTAGTAAACAGATTTTTATCATCAGCAACCGAGCTCCAACGTCCATCGCCAGCACCAACAGATGCATCTCTCAAGGTTTGTATATAACTTTCTCCACTACGCATCTCCGGAGTCCTTGACCAGCCGTTTACACCTACGTATGCATTAAAATTAACAATTGCTTTGCCTTCCTTACCACCTTTAGTAGTAATTAAAATAACACCGTTCGCACCACTTGAACCATAAATAGCTGTCGAAGAAGCATCTTTTAAAACTTCAATGCTTTCAATATCATTCGGATTCAATGTAGAATAATCCCCCGGCATACCATCAATTATAAATAAAGGATTTCCGGAATCCTTCTGGAATGACCGGTTACCACGCAACTGCATCTTTACTCCCGAACCGGCCTGTCCCGATTCACGCGTAATATCCAATCCTGCCACCTTACCTTGTAAAGCCTGCATCGGATTTGAACTTGGATTCATCACTACATCTTCACTTTTTACAGAAGTGATAGCTCCTGTCAAATCGCGTTTTTTCATCGTACCGTAACCCACAACAACTACTTCATCCAATGCCTGTGTGTCCGAAACCATTTTCACATTGACCGGTCCGTTGCCCGTCACAGTCACCGTTTGTTCTTTGTAACCGATATAAGAAATGACCAGTTCTTTTCTTCCCGCCGGAAGATCGATAGAGAAGTTACCGTTAAAATCGGTAATCGTACCTGTACTTGTTCCTTTCACAACGATAGAAACTCCAATCAGCGGCTCCCCGCTTTCATCGATGATAGTTCCTTTCACAGTTTTCGTTTGTGTGACAACTTGCACCATAGTATTAGAAACTCCATCTTCTGCATAAACAGCGTATGACAGAGGGGCAGCCAATAAAGACAACCCTAAAATCATGGAAGCGCGTCTATGATGATTCTTCCATGCTTCAACAAATGCATTACATCTCATTCGTTCTAATTTAAAGTTAATATTAATTCTCGTTGTTTTGCAAAAACTATTCGATTATAATCTTAATTAAAGACGAATCTAATTTTAATACGTACTCACTTTTCATACCATATTTCTTCTATAAAATATATTTTCTCCATTAAATACGCAACTATATATTATACTTTACTTCAAGCAGCTCCAACAAATTCTTTGTTTTGTTGTTGAATAAAGAATAAAAAGTGTAAATTTGTACCTAGATGCCACTGAAACTAACAACATATTATCATGGGAAGGATATTCCTGAATTGCCGGGAAAAAATACCTTCCATTCCAAAGAGTTATTTCTGATTTATGAAGCAACTCCTGGGTATACTCCTTTATTAATAGTGGCAACAGAAGACGGCAGACCTGTGGCACGCCTGCTTGCTGCCATCCGCAAAGCGAAAAAGTGGCTTCCCTCCTCTTTAGTGAAACATTGCGTAGTATATAGCGAAGGTGAATTTCTAGATGAGTCGCTTTCGACCAACAAAGAAAAGGCAGAAGAAGTCTTTGGCGATATGCTCGAACATCTCACACAAGAAGCATCGCGTAGCTGTGTCCTGATCGAATTCCGGAACCTCAATAATTCGATGTTCGGTTACCGGGTTTTCCGTGCCAATGATTATTTCCCTGTCAACTGGCTGCGGGTACGCAATTCGCTGCACAGTATGAAAAAGACGGAAGACCGGTTCAGCCCGTCACGCATCCGTCAGATAAAAAAAGGACTCAAGAATGGAGCCAAAGTAGAGGAAGCACATACCGTGGAAGAAATACACGATTTCTCACGGATGCTGCACAAGGTTTATTCCTCCCGCATACGCAGATATTTCCCTGCCAACGACTTTTTCCGTCACATGAACGATATGCTAATCAAAGGACAACAGGCAAAAATATTCGTAGTAAAATACAAAGAGAAAATCATTGGCGGTTCCGTCTGTATCTACTCGGGAGATGACGCGTACCTTTGGTTTTCCGGAGGAATGAAAAAGACATACGCACTTCAGTATCCGGGAGTGCTGGCCGTTTGGAAGGCATTGGAAGACGCCCACCAACGGGGATTCCGTCACATGGAATTTATGGATGTAGGACTTCCGTTCCGCAAACACGGTTATCGTGATTTCGTTCTCCGATTTGGAGGAAAGCAAAGCAGTACCCGCCGCTGGTTCCGTGTCAATTGGAATTGGCTGAACAAACTCTTAGTCAAATTTTATGTCTAAATGTAATCTCAAGATTGCAAAACGACTCTTCATGCTCCTTCCCTACCATTTTTTCTGTTTAATAATCCAATAATTAAATGCAGAAATATTTCTTTATTAGGTAAGAAATGTCTTTCTTTGTGCTGTTTTATGCCATATAAGCACATGATTAAAACCAAATAAAAAAAGTATAGTTATGAAGATTTCACACATTGAACATCTGGGCATTGCTGTAAAAAGCATCGAAGAAGCCCTTCCTTACTACGAAAATGTATTAGGTCTGAAGTGTTACAACATTGAAACAGTGGAAGATCAGAAAGTAAGAACTGCTTTTTTAAAAGTAGGCGAAACCAAAATTGAACTGTTGGAGCCGACTTGCCCGGAGAGTACTATTGCCAAATTCATTGAAAACAAAGGTGCAGGTGTTCATCATGTAGCCTTTGCTGTAGAAGATGGCGTAGCCAATGCTTTGGCAGAAGCAGAAAGCAAAGAAATCCGCCTTATCGACAAAGCTCCCCGCAAAGGTGCCGAAGGTTTGAATATTGCTTTCCTTCACCCGAAATCAACTTTGGGCGTGTTGACAGAACTCTGCGAACATTAATCATAAACTCTAAAACCAACAAGAACTCATGAGTAATCAACTTGAAAAAATTAAAGAGCTTATTGAACGCCGTGCCGTAGCACGTATCGGAGGCGGCGAAAAAGCAATTGCGAAGCAACATGAAAAAGGGAAATACACAGCACGCGAGCGTTTGGCTATGCTGCTTGACGAGGGTAGCTTCGAAGAAATGGACATGTTCGTTGAGCACAGATGCACGAACTTCGGAATGGAGAAAAAACATTATCCGGGAGACGGTGTAGTAACCGGCTGCGGTACAATCGAAGGACGTCTGGTATATGTGTTCGCACAGGACTTCACTGTTTCTGCCGGTTCACTGTCAGAAACAATGTCATTGAAGATTTGTAAAATTATGGATCAGGCCATGAAGATGGGTGCTCCTTGTATCGGTATCAACGACTCGGGTGGTGCACGTATCCAGGAAGGTATCAACGCTTTGGCAGGTTATGCAGAAATCTTCCAACGCAACATCCTTGCTTCAGGTGTTATTCCGCAGATTTCCGGTATCTTCGGTCCTTGTGCCGGTGGTGCTGTTTATTCTCCGGCTCTGACCGACTTTACACTGATGATGGAAGGCACTTCTTATATGTTCCTCACCGGACCGAAAGTGGTGAAGACCGTTACAGGTGAAGACGTTAGCCAGGAAAACCTCGGTGGCGCAAGCGTTCACTCCACTAAATCGGGTGTGACTCATTTCACCGCCCAAACAGAAGAAGAAGGTTTCGAACTGATTCGCAAACTGTTGAGCTATATTCC includes:
- a CDS encoding SusC/RagA family TonB-linked outer membrane protein, which produces MRCNAFVEAWKNHHRRASMILGLSLLAAPLSYAVYAEDGVSNTMVQVVTQTKTVKGTIIDESGEPLIGVSIVVKGTSTGTITDFNGNFSIDLPAGRKELVISYIGYKEQTVTVTGNGPVNVKMVSDTQALDEVVVVGYGTMKKRDLTGAITSVKSEDVVMNPSSNPMQALQGKVAGLDITRESGQAGSGVKMQLRGNRSFQKDSGNPLFIIDGMPGDYSTLNPNDIESIEVLKDASSTAIYGSSGANGVILITTKGGKEGKAIVNFNAYVGVNGWSRTPEMRSGESYIQTLRDASVGAGDGRWSSVADDKNLFTTDAEWNAHQNGQYIDWVDALLKTSVTQNYSVSVAGGTEKTKAYFSLNFSNEDGQFAQDSYKLYSSKIRVDHKIKKWMKVGIDAQLSYVHQNKADSDLQTLMASNPLGSLYNEDGSINPQPVADPSSTVYNYLLNEDKSLYRNQAQNLKVYFNPYLEITPLKGLTFITRAGANLGYSRSNTFTGEGSVQWYKANQTADGIKAQVKDNRSYNYKWENILTYNFQIKKVHDITLTAVTSWNHNRSDVTTLYQKGVSDNKFLWHNILDGNSSTSGSTSYSMSKGMGYVGRLNYSYMGRYLFAASVRHDGSSRLAEGNKWDTFPAFSLGWRISDEKFMESTTNWLSNLKIRFGYGVTGSTAGIDPYSSAASLDATAVNMILGGVLTPIYKFSQNIPNYLLTWEKSYNTNIGIDAAFLNNRIDVSMEYYNTKTKDVIWNKALPVINGAFSPDGGPKANYTTNLNMCETSNKGFELALNTRNIITKNFTWSSSVTFNHNKEKITKLSGGDSDVLNNGDTGYALALGEAINSYYHYKLDGVWQKGEETDAAVFGAAPGDLKINIPNLVKESDGRFYKIDEETGSAAVDENGNVIYYTSDNKYTPSDADYQILGHNSPDWSLGFQNNFTWKDFDLSVFVYARYGQMFAYDMLTSYDPKGIRNFPTYFNYWTENNPSNDFPAANANKGLEQYTGYYALRYVDGSFIKIKNITLGYSLPKSILKSAGIEKCRFYATITNPFVFAKSHLLKDYDPEMNGSLKYPLTKQFVFGVNVTF
- a CDS encoding GNAT family N-acetyltransferase, whose product is MPLKLTTYYHGKDIPELPGKNTFHSKELFLIYEATPGYTPLLIVATEDGRPVARLLAAIRKAKKWLPSSLVKHCVVYSEGEFLDESLSTNKEKAEEVFGDMLEHLTQEASRSCVLIEFRNLNNSMFGYRVFRANDYFPVNWLRVRNSLHSMKKTEDRFSPSRIRQIKKGLKNGAKVEEAHTVEEIHDFSRMLHKVYSSRIRRYFPANDFFRHMNDMLIKGQQAKIFVVKYKEKIIGGSVCIYSGDDAYLWFSGGMKKTYALQYPGVLAVWKALEDAHQRGFRHMEFMDVGLPFRKHGYRDFVLRFGGKQSSTRRWFRVNWNWLNKLLVKFYV
- the mce gene encoding methylmalonyl-CoA epimerase; protein product: MKISHIEHLGIAVKSIEEALPYYENVLGLKCYNIETVEDQKVRTAFLKVGETKIELLEPTCPESTIAKFIENKGAGVHHVAFAVEDGVANALAEAESKEIRLIDKAPRKGAEGLNIAFLHPKSTLGVLTELCEH